The following proteins are encoded in a genomic region of Alnus glutinosa chromosome 8, dhAlnGlut1.1, whole genome shotgun sequence:
- the LOC133874992 gene encoding uncharacterized protein LOC133874992, translating to MDHHHHQQQQWRPRPFPGNICPTCSSSHFPFCPPPLPPFNQNPRLPFDPYRGPAGPPRSFADGFGDSRPWHRNPSLDRGDPHGQYELQSYSNGFVDDCDRNSKRPRVDDIRNNQNSLRNSWEDERRLKLIRDHGRGSSGLLPAEGGAGLMMPGVNCETNRYVQEGSGFDGNYGRPGVGKYGKVDGIPDSMTELGAIGYDSRFGSGEKRGQQYMQSNRNGFQGEELPHSRYGQVEGSLNPFQTYGIRNVDQLRPPCPVSEVPNDNYHNSQNPQQRQGSDSMPANEPQNSHMPYPEQRGSVAMDNRDPNSQLQQHYGMQYPVGTRHDFHPHGLPSNLRRPLEVRFPSHKNGNPYMNEDGGYFPSASGGGRIFENRGQMEASRLHGSQPPIPAPPLPALPVDAALRPSSELKGFSSPPTTSASLFPVAVSSSPMVPSPYPPLPEAHSLTRPYFHNEPRPPMPASAGFLSEAMGDGQHFSLKLLSSDKPKVIDASHFFKLPHRTTRPDHIVIILRGLPGSGKSYLAKMIRDLEVENGGNAPRIHSMDDYFMTEVEKVEEGDVSKSSSSVRGKKPVMKKVMEYCYEPEIEEAYRSSMLKAFKKTLEDGVFTFIIVDDRNLRVADFAQFWAIAKSSGYEVYILEAPYKDPVGCAARNVHGFTKDDIEKMARHWEEAPSLYWQLDVKSLFHGDDLKESGIQEVDMDMEDGDLDENLSEQERKHEDIIVPPVGVDAPDDSSKDRNRWDSEGDHLTEEVKELGRSKWSNDLDEDDTERTEKVKGNLNALSGLIQAYGKERKSVRWADQFGNTGFSIHAAKKGNVLSLVIGPGTGYNLKSNPLPEEEIPAPTPNAVESKRQSIFQERLRAEHDSFKAVFDRRRQRIGGLVLEEE from the exons ATggaccatcatcatcatcaacagcAACAATGGCGTCCCAGGCCATTCCCAGGTAACATCTGCCCCACCTGCTCCAGTTCCCACTTCCCCTTTTGCCCTCCTCCACTTCCTCCCTTCAATCAAAACCCTAGATTACCATTCGACCCGTACCGTGGGCCTGCGGGTCCGCCTCGCTCCTTCGCGGATGGGTTCGGGGATTCGAGGCCGTGGCATAGAAACCCTAGCTTGGATAGAGGAGACCCGCACGGACAATATGAATTACAATCTTACAGCAATGGGTTTGTGGATGACTGTGATAGGAACTCTAAGAGGCCTAGGGTTGATGACATTCGAAATAATCAGAATTCTTTGAGAAATTCTTGGGAGGATGAGCGGCGATTGAAGCTGATTCGCGATCACGGTAGAGGGTCGAGTGGACTTCTGCCGGCCGAAGGCGGTGCGGGCTTGATGATGCCGGGAGTGAATTGTGAAACGAATAGATATGTTCAGGAAGGTTCAGGCTTTGATGGGAATTATGGTAGACCTGGGGTTGGGAAGTATGGAAAAGTCGATGGCATTCCGGACTCTATGACTGAATTGGGAGCGATAGGTTATGATTCGAGGTTTGGTTCCGGCGAGAAGAGAGGGCAACAATATATGCAGAGTAATAGGAATGGGTTTCAGGGTGAGGAATTACCTCATTCCAGATATGGTCAAGTTGAAGGTTCTTTGAATCCTTTTCAGACCTATGGGATTAGAAATGTGGATCAGCTACGCCCACCTTGTCCGGTTTCTGAAGTTCCTAATGATAATTATCACAATAGCCAGAATCCTCAACAGCGGCAAGGTAGTGATTCCATGCCAGCAAATGAACCACAGAATTCTCATATGCCGTACCCTGAACAAAGAGGCAGTGTCGCTATGGACAATCGTGATCCGAACAGTCAGCTGCAACAACACTATGGAATGCAGTATCCTGTTGGTACGAGACATGATTTCCATCCACATGGCCTGCCAAGTAATTTGAGACGGCCACTTGAAGTCAGATTTCCATCACACAAAAATGGCAATCCATATATGAATGAGGATGGAGGTTACTTTCCATCCGCTTCTGGTGGTGGCAGGATTTTTGAAAATAGGGGTCAAATGGAGGCTTCACGGTTACATGGTAGTCAGCCTCCTATTCCTGCTCCTCCACTACCAGCCCTCCCGGTTGACGCAGCATTGCGCCCTTCTTCGGAGTTGAAAGGCTTCTCTTCACCACCTACAACATCCGCTTCTCTGTTTCCTGTTGCTGTTAGTTCATCGCCCATGGTGCCTTCACCATATCCACCACTTCCTGAAGCCCACTCCTTGACCCGGCCCTATTTCCATAATGAGCCACGGCCACCTATGCCTGCTTCCGCTGGCTTTCTTTCAGAG GCTATGGGGGATGGACAACATTTTTCTTTGAAGCTATTATCTTCAGATAAACCAAAAGTTATTGATGCTTCCCACTTTTTTAAGCTGCCTCATCGAACCACCCGCCCTGATCATATTGTGATAATCCTTCGAGGGCTTCCAG GTAGTGGGAAGAGCTACTTAGCAAAGATGATACGTGACCTTGAGGTTGAAAATGGTGGTAATGCTCCACGCATTCATTCTATGGATGATTATTTCATGACTGAGGTTGAAAAG GTTGAGGAAGGTGACGTTTCGAAATCTTCGAGTTCAGTCAGAGGGAAGAAACCAGTAATGAAGAAGGTGATGGAGTATTGTTATGAACCTGAAATAGAGGAG GCTTATCGATCAAGCATGTTGAAAGCTTTTAAGAAGACCCTTGAGGACGGGGTTTTCACCTTCATCATTG TGGATGACCGCAATCTGCGGGTAGCTGATTTTGCTCAGTTTTGGGCAATTGCAAAG aGTTCGGGTTATGAAGTTTACATATTAGAAGCTCCATATAAGGACCCTGTG GGCTGTGCAGCTAGGAATGTGCATGGTTTTACCAAAGATGACATTGAAAAGATGGCCAGACATTGGGAGGAAGCTCCATCTTTGTACTGGCAACTAGATGTCAAG TCATTATTCCACGGGGATGATCTGAAGGAAAGCGGAATTCAAGAG GTAGATATGGACATGGAAGATGGAGATCTTGATGAAAATTTATCTGAGCAAGAAAGAAAGCATGAGGATATCATAGTACCACCTGTTGGAGTAGATGCACCTGATG ATTCTTCAAAGGATAGGAATAGATGGGATTCCGAAGGAGACCATCTGACCGAAGAAGTGAAAGAATTAGGTAGGAGTAAATGGTCGAATGATTTAGATGAAGATGATACTGAAAGAACTGAAAAGGTGAAGGGTAATTTAAATGCTCTTTCTGGATTGATTCAAGCATAtggcaaggaaagaaaatctgtACGTTGGGCTGATCAG TTTGGCAACACTGGTTTTTCAATACACGCGGCGAAGAAGGGAAATGTATTGTCTTTAGTGATTGGACCAGGCACTGGATACAACTTG AAGTCCAACCCATTACCTGAAGAAGAGATCCCAGCACCGACCCCTAATGCTGTTGAGTCAAAGAGGCAAAGCATATTCCAAGAGCGACTTCGTGCAGAGCATGATTCATTCAAAGCAGTTTTTGACAGGAGGCGACAGCGGATTGGTGGGCTTGTTTTGGAGGAGGAATAG
- the LOC133876385 gene encoding pectate lyase-like — MEGMKLGILLVFCALVAMFPTLRAHIADFDEVWQQRAEEARKDALKAYHRNPEDVTDHFNERVHEAMEGGNSTRRSLGRHRSLCKATNPIDRCWRCYKNWGRHRKRLANCVIGFGRGTTGGKAGKIYVVKDASDNDMVNPKPGTLRHAVIQPGPLWIIFSHSMAIRLNEELLVTSDKTIDGRGASVHIGNGAQITLQFVKNVIIHDLHIHDIKKGTGGQIRDAVDHYGLRTESDGDGISIFGCSNIWIDHISMSNCQDGLIDAIQGSTAITISNCHFTKHNEVMLFGASNIFEGDKLMQITLAFNHFGQGLVQRMPRCRYGFVHVVNNDYTHWLMYAIGGSQDPTILSQGNRFIAPPIAASKEVTKRDYAPESEWRTWNWRSEEDLLMNGAFFVQSGRQIRKMDKKGVITAKPGKFVKRLTRFAGALNCIEHKPC, encoded by the exons ATGGAAGGTATGAAGCTTGGAATATTGCTGGTTTTCTGTGCTTTGGTTGCAATGTTTCCCACCCTGAGGGCTCACATTGCCGATTTTGATGAGGTGTGGCAGCAGCGGGCGGAAGAAGCCAGGAAGGACGCCCTCAAAGCCTACCACCGAAATCCCGAGGACGTCACCGATCATTTTAACGAGAGAGTCCATGA GGCCATGGAAGGAGGCAATAGCACAAGGAGAAGTTTAGGCAGACACAGAAGCCTGTGTAAGGCTACAAACCCAATTGATCGATGCTGGAGATGCTACAAAAACTGGGGCAGGCACCGGAAGAGGCTAGCCAATTGTGTCATAGGCTTCGGTCGTGGGACAACCGGAGGCAAGGCTGGGAAAATCTATGTGGTCAAGGATGCATCGGACAACGACATGGTGAACCCTAAACCGGGAACCCTGCGCCATGCCGTGATCCAGCCCGGGCCACTCTGGATCATATTTTCACATAGCATGGCGATTAGGCTAAACGAAGAGCTATTGGTGACAAGTGACAAGACCATCGATGGACGTGGGGCTAGTGTGCACATTGGCAATGGTGCTCAAATAACCCTTCAGTTTGTGAAAAATGTGATAATCCATGACCTCCACATCCATGATATAAAGAAAGGGACCGGCGGCCAAATTAGAGACGCAGTTGATCACTATGGCCTTCGCACGGAGAGTGATGGCGATGGAATCTCTATTTTTGGATGCTCAAATATTTGGATTGATCATATTTCAATGTCAAATTGCCAGGATGGACTAATTGATGCCATACAGGGATCCACGGCCATCACCATCTCCAACTGCCACTTCACCAAACATAATGAG GTGATGTTGTTTGGTGCAAGCAATATATTCGAGGGTGATAAACTCATGCAGATAACTCTTGCTTTCAATCACTTCGGCCAGGGATTGGTGCAAAGGATGCCAAGGTGCCGATATGGGTTTGTCCATGTTGTCAACAACGACTACACTCATTGGCTCATGTATGCCATTGGTGGTAGCCAAGATCCTACCATTCTTAGCCAGGGTAACCGGTTTATCGCTCCTCCCATCGCAGCTTCAAAGGAG GTGACTAAGAGGGACTATGCACCTGAGAGTGAGTGGAGGACATGGAATTGGAGATCAGAGGAGGATTTGTTGATGAATGGAGCCTTCTTTGTTCAATCTGGAAGGCAAATAAGAAAGATGGACAAGAAGGGAGTGATCACAGCAAAGCCAGGGAAGTTCGTGAAAAGGCTCACGCGCTTTGCAGGTGCTCTTAACTGCATCGAGCATAAGCCATGTTAA
- the LOC133876366 gene encoding uncharacterized protein LOC133876366: MANVGGIGRTRSRSRIVEDFVPYSGWTEDAKGHYLLIDLPDFKKEDVKIQVSDHTPGQMTVTGERKVDEDKYIYFEKTFEVPENTEVDQITGQFDGEFLHVTVPKQAVEDERDDGIVKEYVDGSAQENEHEEPPTNDDNLSRDDEHHQDGNIHGSCQSEEEKRQSKGNSHMGFPEETKKKWEINHGHSIINLKSVANMLKRNKEIVITAVLAFSLGVLVSRMLE, encoded by the exons ATGGCGAACGTTGGAGGGATTGGGAGAACACGCTCACGTAGCCGGATAGTTGAAGACTTTGTACCTTATTCAGGATGGACAGAGGACGCAAAAGGCCATTATCTCCTCATCGATCTGCCTG ATTTCAAGAAGGAAGACGTAAAGATTCAGGTAAGTGATCATACCCCAGGCCAGATGACAGTCACAGGAGAAAGGAAAGTAGATGAGgacaaatatatttattttgagaaaacctTCGAAGTGCCAGAAAATACAGAGGTCGATCAGATCACCGGACAATTTGACGGTGAGTTTCTGCATGTAACTGTCCCAAAGCAAGCAGTAGAAGATGAGAGAGATGATGGGATTGTGAAAGAATACGTTGATGGCAGTGCACAAGAAAATGAACATGAAGAACCACCTACCAATGATGACAATTTGAGCAGAGATGATGAGCACCACCAAGATGGAAACATCCATGGCAGCTGCCAAAGTGAAGAGGAGAAACGTCAGAGCAAGGGAAATTCCCACATGGGTTTTCCGGAAGagacaaaaaagaaatgggAGATTAATCATGGTCACTccattattaatttaaaaagtgtTGCAAATATGCTTAAAAGAAATAAGGAGATTGTAATAACAGCTGTATTAGCCTTCTCTCTAGGGGTATTGGTTTCACGTATGTTGGAATAA